A genomic window from Aethina tumida isolate Nest 87 chromosome 4, icAetTumi1.1, whole genome shotgun sequence includes:
- the LOC109605355 gene encoding mitogen-activated protein kinase kinase kinase kinase 4 isoform X2, translated as MAHQLPPSVNCSLNDIDLTALKDPAGIFELIEVVGNGTYGQVYKGRHTKTGQLAAIKVMDVTEDEEEEIKLEINVLKRYSDHRNIATYYGAFIKKSPPGKDDQLWLVMEYCGAGSVTDLVKSTKGQSLKEEWIAYISREMLRGLSYLHSNKVIHRDIKGQNVLLTDNAEIKLVDFGVSAQLDRTIGRRNTFIGTPYWMAPEVIACDENPEATYDNRSDLWSLGITALEMAESQPPLCELHPMRALFLIPRNPPPRLKSRKWNKKFQTFIETVLVKDYHDRPYTEQLLKHPFIRDQPTERQVRIQLKDHIDRCKKRKQEKEREDYRYSGSENEEEDPQTAGEPSSIVQAPGGDTLRRNFQQIQEGRTLSQAVEPPPRSGKNKDREEIPEPGPPARPPIPQRTIVVPEPAPPRRPLPPPPDNNFGSRPQQPQQQQRNSQSQNMFKPMGAAARKPEELDALAAHLNELGVQQTNQPEAPPRNNRNNKQSSSVNNNNVSTPSSASNHSTPNQANSGNNIDSLVDSETDSEPEDNGRVRNDGTLLASDPPKPLPEFAYRAGLGVVAESPAGVSSPGATGSGSSSGSAPNRPLPPTPDDDETQDKTLVMRKQSAASLSKKVEDIDEATLLKDWDFDKFFPSTKRSTNGPNNNPPKSSTPISARKSVAGKEDEKKSHGHRRMDSDSKITNPFFRGFRRENSDFFPMSARHSAIFIDKNARSSGIFNNRRGSDAGLAKKTTGEPVLTDYVKRTQSPSKNDINKNYGLISSDKQRNSPVKSIFKDNFLRPRREKTESEIVLRNSEARRSIRETLEARRREMETQFADSIGRRGSRPTDVSAMNLSTGTNSSTEGEGYVFLQNGRSGEHTRQSSVLPDLLSQASGSPGTPSARDKSQSEEKQRSFLAFGFGVSNAGQPSRRESHVNVNVTPTSHDLTSDTPEIRKYKKRFNSEILCAALWGVNLLIGTEHGLMLLDRSGQGKVYQLISRRRFQQMEVLEGQNILVTISGKKNRVRVYYLSWLKSKILRTDGVSDQVERRNGWINVGDLQGAVHFKIVKYERIKFLVIALKDSIEIYAWAPKPYHKFMAFKSFCELTFRPLLVDLTVEEGTRLKVIYGSSDGFHAVDLDSASVYDIYLPKHIQGGISPHCIVALPNTNGMQLLLCYDNEGVYVNTYGRIAKNVILQWGEMPTSVAYIGTGQIMGWGNKAIEIRSVETGHLDGVFMHKKAQRLKFLCERNDKVFFSSAKSGSNCQIYFMTLNKPGMANW; from the exons gGTCGGCACACGAAAACAGGTCAACTGGCCGCCATAAAGGTGATGGACGTGACGGAGGACGAGGAGGAGGAGATCAAATTGGAAATCAACGTGCTGAAGCGGTATTCGGATCACAGGAACATCGCCACCTATTATGGGGCGTTCATCAAGAAATCGCCACCAGGGAAGGACGACCAACTCTGGCTGGTCATGGAATATTGCGGTGCAG gttCGGTGACGGATTTGGTGAAGTCGACGAAGGGCCAGTCGCTGAAGGAGGAATGGATCGCGTACATAAGCAGGGAGATGTTGAGGGGCCTCTCATACTTACACTCCAACAAAGTCATACACAGGGACATCAAGGGACAAAACGTCCTTTTGACGGACAACGCCGAAATCAAATTAG TGGACTTCGGTGTGTCCGCCCAATTAGATAGGACAATAGGCCGTCGGAACACATTCATAGGTACCCCGTATTGGATGGCGCCAGAAGTCATTGCCTGTGATGAAAACCCCGAGGCTACCTACGACAATCGTAGCGATTTATGGTCACTAGGAATTACAG CATTAGAAATGGCCGAGTCACAGCCGCCGTTGTGCGAGCTGCACCCGATGCGAGCCTTATTCCTGATACCCCGCAACCCGCCGCCGCGGCTGAAGAGCCGCAAATGGAACAAGAAGTTCCAAACGTTCATCGAAACAGTATTAGTGAAGGACTACCACGACCGACCGTACACCGAGCAACTGCTCAAGCACCCGTTCATCAGGGACCAACCGACCGAACGGCAGGTCAGGATACAGCTCAAGGACCATATCGACAGGTGCAAGAAGCGGAAACAGGAGAAGGAGCGCGAGGACTATCGCTACTCCGGCTCGGAGAACGAGGAGGAGGACCCGCAGACGGCCGGCGAGCCCAGTAGCATCGTTCAGGCGCCAGGCGGCGACACTCTGCGACGTAACTTCCAGCAGATACAGGAGGGACGCACCCTTAGCCAGGCTGTTGAACCACCGCCAAG gaGTGGCAAGAACAAAGACAGGGAAGAAATTCCCGAACCGGGTCCGCCTGCCAGACCGCCAATTCCACAAAGGACCATCGTTGTACCAGAACCTGCTCCACCAAGACg accaCTGCCACCACCTCCAGATAATAATTTCGGCTCAAGACCGCAACAGCCTCAGCAGCAACAGAGAAACTCTCAGTCGCAGAACATGTTCAAACCTATG GGCGCAGCAGCACGTAAACCTGAG GAACTCGACGCTCTCGCCGCCCATCTGAACGAGCTGGGCGTCCAGCAGACGAACCAACCCGAGGCGCCACCTCGCAACAACCGAAACAACAAGCAATCGTCGTCggtcaacaacaacaacgtgTCGACGCCGAGCAGCGCCAGCAATCACTCGACGCCCAACCAGGCGAACAGCGGCAACAACATCGACAGTCTCGTCGACAGCGAAACGGACTCCGAACCGGAAGACAACGGTCGGGTCCGGAACGACGGCACTCTGTTGGCCAGCGACCCACCCAAGCCACT TCCCGAGTTTGCTTACAGGGCCGGTCTCGGCGTGGTAGCCGAGAGTCCGGCGGGCGTGTCCAGTCCGGGCGCCACCGGATCCGGTTCCAGTTCGGGTAGCGCACCCAACAGGCCTTTGCCACCCACCCCCGACGACGACGAAACCCAAGACAAGACGTTGGTGATGAGAAAG CAGTCGGCGGCCAGTCTATCGAAAAAAGTCGAGGATATCGACGAGGCGACGCTGCTGAAAGACTGGGACTTTGACAAGTTTTTCCCGAGCACGAAACGCAGCACTAACGGCCCGAACAACAATCCGCCGAAAAGTAGCACGCCGATATCGGCGCGAAAGAGCGTCGCCGGCAAGGAGGACGAGAAGAAGTCCCACGGTCACAGGCGCATGGATAGCGATTCCAAGATCACCAATCCGTTCTTTAGGGGCTTTCGCAGGGAGAATTCGGACTTCTTCCCCATGAGTGCCAGACACTCGGCCATTTTTATCGATAAAAACGCCAGATCCAGCGGTATTTTCAATAATCGCAGGGGTTCCGACGCCGGTTTGGCTAAAAAGACCACCGGTGAACCGGTGTTGACGGATTACGTGAAACGCACTCAGTCGCCCAGCAAGAACGACATTAACAAAAACTACGGCTTGATCAGTAGCGACAAGCAGAGAAACAGTCCGGTCAAAAGCATTTTCAAAGACAACTTTCTGCGTCCGAGACGCGAGAAAACCGAATCTGAAATAGTACTGCGTAACTCTGAGGCTCGCAGGAGTATCAGAGAGACTTTAGAGGCTCGAAGGAGAGAAATGGAAACTCAATTTGCTGATAGCATTGGAAGACGGGGCTCGAGGCCGACTGATGTCAGTGCTATGAATCTGTCCACTGGTACCAACTCTTCCACTGAGGGTGAAGGATATGTTTTTCTACAG AACGGCCGTAGCGGCGAACACACTCGCCAGAGCAGCGTGCTTCCGGATCTGCTGAGCCAGGCAAGCGGAAGTCCCGGCACCCCGTCCGCCAGGGACAAGTCGCAGAGCGAGGAG AAACAGCGTTCCTTCTTGGCCTTCGGCTTCGGCGTCAGCAATGCCGGACAGCCGTCGCGTCGTGAGTCCCACGTGAACGTCAACGTGACCCCCACCTCGCACGACCTGACGTCCGACACGCCCGAGATCAGGAAGTACAAGAAACGATTCAACAGCGAAATCCTGTGCGCCGCACTATGGg GTGTGAATTTGCTGATCGGAACGGAACACGGATTGATGTTGTTGGACAGGAGCGGCCAAGGTAAGGTGTACCAATTGATTTCGAGGAGGCGGTTCCAGCAGATGGAGGTGCTCGAGGGACAAAACATCCTGGTCACGATATCCGGCAAGAAGAACCGGGTCCGCGTCTACTACCTCAGTTGGCTGAAGAGCAAAATCTTGCGCACCGACGGCGTTAGTGAC CAAGTGGAACGCAGAAACGGCTGGATAAACGTGGGCGACCTCCAAGGCGCCGTACACTTCAAGATCGTCAAGTACGAGCGCATCAAGTTCCTGGTCATCGCCCTGAAGGACAGCATTGAAATCTACGCCTGGGCGCCGAAGCCGTATCACAAGTTCATGGCGTTCAAGTCGTTCTGCGAACTGACGTTCCGGCCCCTGCTCGTCGATCTGACCGTTGAGGAGGGCACGCGGCTGAAAGTCATTTACGGCAGCTCCGATGGGTTCCACGCCGTCGATCTGGACTCTGCCAGCGTTTACGACATTTACCTGCCTAAACAT ATTCAGGGGGGAATTAGTCCACATTGCATAGTTGCTCTACCAAACACCAACGGAATGCAGCTATTGTTGTGCTACGACAATGAAGGTGTCTACGTCAACACCTACGGTCGAATAGCTAAAAACGTGATACTTCAg TGGGGCGAAATGCCGACTTCAGTGGCGTACATCGGCACGGGCCAGATAATGGGCTGGGGCAACAAGGCAATAGAGATCCGTTCGGTCGAGACCGGCCACCTGGACGGCGTGTTCATGCACAAGAAGGCGCAGCGCCTCAAGTTCCTCTGCGAACGCAACGACAAAGTATTCTTCAGCAGCGCGAAGAGCGGCTCCAACTGTCAGATCTATTTCATGACGCTGAACAAGCCGGGCATGGCCAACTGGTAA
- the LOC109605355 gene encoding mitogen-activated protein kinase kinase kinase kinase 4 isoform X5, protein MAHQLPPSVNCSLNDIDLTALKDPAGIFELIEVVGNGTYGQVYKGRHTKTGQLAAIKVMDVTEDEEEEIKLEINVLKRYSDHRNIATYYGAFIKKSPPGKDDQLWLVMEYCGAGSVTDLVKSTKGQSLKEEWIAYISREMLRGLSYLHSNKVIHRDIKGQNVLLTDNAEIKLVDFGVSAQLDRTIGRRNTFIGTPYWMAPEVIACDENPEATYDNRSDLWSLGITALEMAESQPPLCELHPMRALFLIPRNPPPRLKSRKWNKKFQTFIETVLVKDYHDRPYTEQLLKHPFIRDQPTERQVRIQLKDHIDRCKKRKQEKEREDYRYSGSENEEEDPQTAGEPSSIVQAPGGDTLRRNFQQIQEGRTLSQAVEPPPRSGKNKDREEIPEPGPPARPPIPQRTIVVPEPAPPRRPLPPPPDNNFGSRPQQPQQQQRNSQSQNMFKPMGAAARKPEELDALAAHLNELGVQQTNQPEAPPRNNRNNKQSSSVNNNNVSTPSSASNHSTPNQANSGNNIDSLVDSETDSEPEDNGRVRNDGTLLASDPPKPLAGLGVVAESPAGVSSPGATGSGSSSGSAPNRPLPPTPDDDETQDKTLVMRKQSAASLSKKVEDIDEATLLKDWDFDKFFPSTKRSTNGPNNNPPKSSTPISARKSVAGKEDEKKSHGHRRMDSDSKITNPFFRGFRRENSDFFPMSARHSAIFIDKNARSSGIFNNRRGSDAGLAKKTTGEPVLTDYVKRTQSPSKNDINKNYGLISSDKQRNSPVKSIFKDNFLRPRREKTESEIVLRNSEARRSIRETLEARRREMETQFADSIGRRGSRPTDVSAMNLSTGTNSSTEGEGYVFLQNGRSGEHTRQSSVLPDLLSQASGSPGTPSARDKSQSEEKQRSFLAFGFGVSNAGQPSRRESHVNVNVTPTSHDLTSDTPEIRKYKKRFNSEILCAALWGVNLLIGTEHGLMLLDRSGQGKVYQLISRRRFQQMEVLEGQNILVTISGKKNRVRVYYLSWLKSKILRTDGVSDQVERRNGWINVGDLQGAVHFKIVKYERIKFLVIALKDSIEIYAWAPKPYHKFMAFKSFCELTFRPLLVDLTVEEGTRLKVIYGSSDGFHAVDLDSASVYDIYLPKHIQGGISPHCIVALPNTNGMQLLLCYDNEGVYVNTYGRIAKNVILQWGEMPTSVAYIGTGQIMGWGNKAIEIRSVETGHLDGVFMHKKAQRLKFLCERNDKVFFSSAKSGSNCQIYFMTLNKPGMANW, encoded by the exons gGTCGGCACACGAAAACAGGTCAACTGGCCGCCATAAAGGTGATGGACGTGACGGAGGACGAGGAGGAGGAGATCAAATTGGAAATCAACGTGCTGAAGCGGTATTCGGATCACAGGAACATCGCCACCTATTATGGGGCGTTCATCAAGAAATCGCCACCAGGGAAGGACGACCAACTCTGGCTGGTCATGGAATATTGCGGTGCAG gttCGGTGACGGATTTGGTGAAGTCGACGAAGGGCCAGTCGCTGAAGGAGGAATGGATCGCGTACATAAGCAGGGAGATGTTGAGGGGCCTCTCATACTTACACTCCAACAAAGTCATACACAGGGACATCAAGGGACAAAACGTCCTTTTGACGGACAACGCCGAAATCAAATTAG TGGACTTCGGTGTGTCCGCCCAATTAGATAGGACAATAGGCCGTCGGAACACATTCATAGGTACCCCGTATTGGATGGCGCCAGAAGTCATTGCCTGTGATGAAAACCCCGAGGCTACCTACGACAATCGTAGCGATTTATGGTCACTAGGAATTACAG CATTAGAAATGGCCGAGTCACAGCCGCCGTTGTGCGAGCTGCACCCGATGCGAGCCTTATTCCTGATACCCCGCAACCCGCCGCCGCGGCTGAAGAGCCGCAAATGGAACAAGAAGTTCCAAACGTTCATCGAAACAGTATTAGTGAAGGACTACCACGACCGACCGTACACCGAGCAACTGCTCAAGCACCCGTTCATCAGGGACCAACCGACCGAACGGCAGGTCAGGATACAGCTCAAGGACCATATCGACAGGTGCAAGAAGCGGAAACAGGAGAAGGAGCGCGAGGACTATCGCTACTCCGGCTCGGAGAACGAGGAGGAGGACCCGCAGACGGCCGGCGAGCCCAGTAGCATCGTTCAGGCGCCAGGCGGCGACACTCTGCGACGTAACTTCCAGCAGATACAGGAGGGACGCACCCTTAGCCAGGCTGTTGAACCACCGCCAAG gaGTGGCAAGAACAAAGACAGGGAAGAAATTCCCGAACCGGGTCCGCCTGCCAGACCGCCAATTCCACAAAGGACCATCGTTGTACCAGAACCTGCTCCACCAAGACg accaCTGCCACCACCTCCAGATAATAATTTCGGCTCAAGACCGCAACAGCCTCAGCAGCAACAGAGAAACTCTCAGTCGCAGAACATGTTCAAACCTATG GGCGCAGCAGCACGTAAACCTGAG GAACTCGACGCTCTCGCCGCCCATCTGAACGAGCTGGGCGTCCAGCAGACGAACCAACCCGAGGCGCCACCTCGCAACAACCGAAACAACAAGCAATCGTCGTCggtcaacaacaacaacgtgTCGACGCCGAGCAGCGCCAGCAATCACTCGACGCCCAACCAGGCGAACAGCGGCAACAACATCGACAGTCTCGTCGACAGCGAAACGGACTCCGAACCGGAAGACAACGGTCGGGTCCGGAACGACGGCACTCTGTTGGCCAGCGACCCACCCAAGCCACT GGCCGGTCTCGGCGTGGTAGCCGAGAGTCCGGCGGGCGTGTCCAGTCCGGGCGCCACCGGATCCGGTTCCAGTTCGGGTAGCGCACCCAACAGGCCTTTGCCACCCACCCCCGACGACGACGAAACCCAAGACAAGACGTTGGTGATGAGAAAG CAGTCGGCGGCCAGTCTATCGAAAAAAGTCGAGGATATCGACGAGGCGACGCTGCTGAAAGACTGGGACTTTGACAAGTTTTTCCCGAGCACGAAACGCAGCACTAACGGCCCGAACAACAATCCGCCGAAAAGTAGCACGCCGATATCGGCGCGAAAGAGCGTCGCCGGCAAGGAGGACGAGAAGAAGTCCCACGGTCACAGGCGCATGGATAGCGATTCCAAGATCACCAATCCGTTCTTTAGGGGCTTTCGCAGGGAGAATTCGGACTTCTTCCCCATGAGTGCCAGACACTCGGCCATTTTTATCGATAAAAACGCCAGATCCAGCGGTATTTTCAATAATCGCAGGGGTTCCGACGCCGGTTTGGCTAAAAAGACCACCGGTGAACCGGTGTTGACGGATTACGTGAAACGCACTCAGTCGCCCAGCAAGAACGACATTAACAAAAACTACGGCTTGATCAGTAGCGACAAGCAGAGAAACAGTCCGGTCAAAAGCATTTTCAAAGACAACTTTCTGCGTCCGAGACGCGAGAAAACCGAATCTGAAATAGTACTGCGTAACTCTGAGGCTCGCAGGAGTATCAGAGAGACTTTAGAGGCTCGAAGGAGAGAAATGGAAACTCAATTTGCTGATAGCATTGGAAGACGGGGCTCGAGGCCGACTGATGTCAGTGCTATGAATCTGTCCACTGGTACCAACTCTTCCACTGAGGGTGAAGGATATGTTTTTCTACAG AACGGCCGTAGCGGCGAACACACTCGCCAGAGCAGCGTGCTTCCGGATCTGCTGAGCCAGGCAAGCGGAAGTCCCGGCACCCCGTCCGCCAGGGACAAGTCGCAGAGCGAGGAG AAACAGCGTTCCTTCTTGGCCTTCGGCTTCGGCGTCAGCAATGCCGGACAGCCGTCGCGTCGTGAGTCCCACGTGAACGTCAACGTGACCCCCACCTCGCACGACCTGACGTCCGACACGCCCGAGATCAGGAAGTACAAGAAACGATTCAACAGCGAAATCCTGTGCGCCGCACTATGGg GTGTGAATTTGCTGATCGGAACGGAACACGGATTGATGTTGTTGGACAGGAGCGGCCAAGGTAAGGTGTACCAATTGATTTCGAGGAGGCGGTTCCAGCAGATGGAGGTGCTCGAGGGACAAAACATCCTGGTCACGATATCCGGCAAGAAGAACCGGGTCCGCGTCTACTACCTCAGTTGGCTGAAGAGCAAAATCTTGCGCACCGACGGCGTTAGTGAC CAAGTGGAACGCAGAAACGGCTGGATAAACGTGGGCGACCTCCAAGGCGCCGTACACTTCAAGATCGTCAAGTACGAGCGCATCAAGTTCCTGGTCATCGCCCTGAAGGACAGCATTGAAATCTACGCCTGGGCGCCGAAGCCGTATCACAAGTTCATGGCGTTCAAGTCGTTCTGCGAACTGACGTTCCGGCCCCTGCTCGTCGATCTGACCGTTGAGGAGGGCACGCGGCTGAAAGTCATTTACGGCAGCTCCGATGGGTTCCACGCCGTCGATCTGGACTCTGCCAGCGTTTACGACATTTACCTGCCTAAACAT ATTCAGGGGGGAATTAGTCCACATTGCATAGTTGCTCTACCAAACACCAACGGAATGCAGCTATTGTTGTGCTACGACAATGAAGGTGTCTACGTCAACACCTACGGTCGAATAGCTAAAAACGTGATACTTCAg TGGGGCGAAATGCCGACTTCAGTGGCGTACATCGGCACGGGCCAGATAATGGGCTGGGGCAACAAGGCAATAGAGATCCGTTCGGTCGAGACCGGCCACCTGGACGGCGTGTTCATGCACAAGAAGGCGCAGCGCCTCAAGTTCCTCTGCGAACGCAACGACAAAGTATTCTTCAGCAGCGCGAAGAGCGGCTCCAACTGTCAGATCTATTTCATGACGCTGAACAAGCCGGGCATGGCCAACTGGTAA
- the LOC109605355 gene encoding serine/threonine-protein kinase mig-15 isoform X3, whose amino-acid sequence MAHQLPPSVNCSLNDIDLTALKDPAGIFELIEVVGNGTYGQVYKGRHTKTGQLAAIKVMDVTEDEEEEIKLEINVLKRYSDHRNIATYYGAFIKKSPPGKDDQLWLVMEYCGAGSVTDLVKSTKGQSLKEEWIAYISREMLRGLSYLHSNKVIHRDIKGQNVLLTDNAEIKLVDFGVSAQLDRTIGRRNTFIGTPYWMAPEVIACDENPEATYDNRSDLWSLGITALEMAESQPPLCELHPMRALFLIPRNPPPRLKSRKWNKKFQTFIETVLVKDYHDRPYTEQLLKHPFIRDQPTERQVRIQLKDHIDRCKKRKQEKEREDYRYSGSENEEEDPQTAGEPSSIVQAPGGDTLRRNFQQIQEGRTLSQAVEPPPRSGKNKDREEIPEPGPPARPPIPQRTIVVPEPAPPRRPLPPPPDNNFGSRPQQPQQQQRNSQSQNMFKPMGAAARKPEELDALAAHLNELGVQQTNQPEAPPRNNRNNKQSSSVNNNNVSTPSSASNHSTPNQANSGNNIDSLVDSETDSEPEDNGRVRNDGTLLASDPPKPLPEFAYRAGLGVVAESPAGVSSPGATGSGSSSGSAPNRPLPPTPDDDETQDKTLVMRKNGRSGEHTRQSSVLPDLLSQASGSPGTPSARDKSQSEEKQRSFLAFGFGVSNAGQPSRRESHVNVNVTPTSHDLTSDTPEIRKYKKRFNSEILCAALWGVNLLIGTEHGLMLLDRSGQGKVYQLISRRRFQQMEVLEGQNILVTISGKKNRVRVYYLSWLKSKILRTDGVSDQVERRNGWINVGDLQGAVHFKIVKYERIKFLVIALKDSIEIYAWAPKPYHKFMAFKSFCELTFRPLLVDLTVEEGTRLKVIYGSSDGFHAVDLDSASVYDIYLPKHIQGGISPHCIVALPNTNGMQLLLCYDNEGVYVNTYGRIAKNVILQWGEMPTSVAYIGTGQIMGWGNKAIEIRSVETGHLDGVFMHKKAQRLKFLCERNDKVFFSSAKSGSNCQIYFMTLNKPGMANW is encoded by the exons gGTCGGCACACGAAAACAGGTCAACTGGCCGCCATAAAGGTGATGGACGTGACGGAGGACGAGGAGGAGGAGATCAAATTGGAAATCAACGTGCTGAAGCGGTATTCGGATCACAGGAACATCGCCACCTATTATGGGGCGTTCATCAAGAAATCGCCACCAGGGAAGGACGACCAACTCTGGCTGGTCATGGAATATTGCGGTGCAG gttCGGTGACGGATTTGGTGAAGTCGACGAAGGGCCAGTCGCTGAAGGAGGAATGGATCGCGTACATAAGCAGGGAGATGTTGAGGGGCCTCTCATACTTACACTCCAACAAAGTCATACACAGGGACATCAAGGGACAAAACGTCCTTTTGACGGACAACGCCGAAATCAAATTAG TGGACTTCGGTGTGTCCGCCCAATTAGATAGGACAATAGGCCGTCGGAACACATTCATAGGTACCCCGTATTGGATGGCGCCAGAAGTCATTGCCTGTGATGAAAACCCCGAGGCTACCTACGACAATCGTAGCGATTTATGGTCACTAGGAATTACAG CATTAGAAATGGCCGAGTCACAGCCGCCGTTGTGCGAGCTGCACCCGATGCGAGCCTTATTCCTGATACCCCGCAACCCGCCGCCGCGGCTGAAGAGCCGCAAATGGAACAAGAAGTTCCAAACGTTCATCGAAACAGTATTAGTGAAGGACTACCACGACCGACCGTACACCGAGCAACTGCTCAAGCACCCGTTCATCAGGGACCAACCGACCGAACGGCAGGTCAGGATACAGCTCAAGGACCATATCGACAGGTGCAAGAAGCGGAAACAGGAGAAGGAGCGCGAGGACTATCGCTACTCCGGCTCGGAGAACGAGGAGGAGGACCCGCAGACGGCCGGCGAGCCCAGTAGCATCGTTCAGGCGCCAGGCGGCGACACTCTGCGACGTAACTTCCAGCAGATACAGGAGGGACGCACCCTTAGCCAGGCTGTTGAACCACCGCCAAG gaGTGGCAAGAACAAAGACAGGGAAGAAATTCCCGAACCGGGTCCGCCTGCCAGACCGCCAATTCCACAAAGGACCATCGTTGTACCAGAACCTGCTCCACCAAGACg accaCTGCCACCACCTCCAGATAATAATTTCGGCTCAAGACCGCAACAGCCTCAGCAGCAACAGAGAAACTCTCAGTCGCAGAACATGTTCAAACCTATG GGCGCAGCAGCACGTAAACCTGAG GAACTCGACGCTCTCGCCGCCCATCTGAACGAGCTGGGCGTCCAGCAGACGAACCAACCCGAGGCGCCACCTCGCAACAACCGAAACAACAAGCAATCGTCGTCggtcaacaacaacaacgtgTCGACGCCGAGCAGCGCCAGCAATCACTCGACGCCCAACCAGGCGAACAGCGGCAACAACATCGACAGTCTCGTCGACAGCGAAACGGACTCCGAACCGGAAGACAACGGTCGGGTCCGGAACGACGGCACTCTGTTGGCCAGCGACCCACCCAAGCCACT TCCCGAGTTTGCTTACAGGGCCGGTCTCGGCGTGGTAGCCGAGAGTCCGGCGGGCGTGTCCAGTCCGGGCGCCACCGGATCCGGTTCCAGTTCGGGTAGCGCACCCAACAGGCCTTTGCCACCCACCCCCGACGACGACGAAACCCAAGACAAGACGTTGGTGATGAGAAAG AACGGCCGTAGCGGCGAACACACTCGCCAGAGCAGCGTGCTTCCGGATCTGCTGAGCCAGGCAAGCGGAAGTCCCGGCACCCCGTCCGCCAGGGACAAGTCGCAGAGCGAGGAG AAACAGCGTTCCTTCTTGGCCTTCGGCTTCGGCGTCAGCAATGCCGGACAGCCGTCGCGTCGTGAGTCCCACGTGAACGTCAACGTGACCCCCACCTCGCACGACCTGACGTCCGACACGCCCGAGATCAGGAAGTACAAGAAACGATTCAACAGCGAAATCCTGTGCGCCGCACTATGGg GTGTGAATTTGCTGATCGGAACGGAACACGGATTGATGTTGTTGGACAGGAGCGGCCAAGGTAAGGTGTACCAATTGATTTCGAGGAGGCGGTTCCAGCAGATGGAGGTGCTCGAGGGACAAAACATCCTGGTCACGATATCCGGCAAGAAGAACCGGGTCCGCGTCTACTACCTCAGTTGGCTGAAGAGCAAAATCTTGCGCACCGACGGCGTTAGTGAC CAAGTGGAACGCAGAAACGGCTGGATAAACGTGGGCGACCTCCAAGGCGCCGTACACTTCAAGATCGTCAAGTACGAGCGCATCAAGTTCCTGGTCATCGCCCTGAAGGACAGCATTGAAATCTACGCCTGGGCGCCGAAGCCGTATCACAAGTTCATGGCGTTCAAGTCGTTCTGCGAACTGACGTTCCGGCCCCTGCTCGTCGATCTGACCGTTGAGGAGGGCACGCGGCTGAAAGTCATTTACGGCAGCTCCGATGGGTTCCACGCCGTCGATCTGGACTCTGCCAGCGTTTACGACATTTACCTGCCTAAACAT ATTCAGGGGGGAATTAGTCCACATTGCATAGTTGCTCTACCAAACACCAACGGAATGCAGCTATTGTTGTGCTACGACAATGAAGGTGTCTACGTCAACACCTACGGTCGAATAGCTAAAAACGTGATACTTCAg TGGGGCGAAATGCCGACTTCAGTGGCGTACATCGGCACGGGCCAGATAATGGGCTGGGGCAACAAGGCAATAGAGATCCGTTCGGTCGAGACCGGCCACCTGGACGGCGTGTTCATGCACAAGAAGGCGCAGCGCCTCAAGTTCCTCTGCGAACGCAACGACAAAGTATTCTTCAGCAGCGCGAAGAGCGGCTCCAACTGTCAGATCTATTTCATGACGCTGAACAAGCCGGGCATGGCCAACTGGTAA